TGGGCGGCGCTTTGCAGTGCCTTCTCCATGCTCGTTTCAATCAGGCCGTGAAGAGCGGCCAGTGTCCGCCACCCCTGGGCGCGAATTTCAACGGCGTCGTCCCTGATGCCCATGGTAAATCCTTCCCGGAAAGATGTGCGGTGCAGCACAAATGCATTTAGTTGCTTGCGCGGCATAGTTGCGTGTGCAACAATTTATGAAGCGCCTGCAACTACTACCTTACGCTTCTTATTTCCCGGTCCCAAGTCTTTAGAAGGAGAGTCATGCCCCTCGGCCTGATAGCCCTCGCCATCGGAGGGTTCGGCATCGGACTCACCGAGTTCATCATCATGGGGCTGCTCCCCGAGGTTGCCACGGATTTCAATGTCAGCGAAGCCACCGCAGCCTGGTTCATCACAGGCTACGCACTCAGCGTGGTCGTCGGTGCGCTGCTTCTGACAGCGGCTGTTACCCGGCTGCCCCGCAAGCCCGTCCTTGCCAGCCTGATGATCCTGTTCATTGTGGGCAACTTGCTCTGCGCAGTCTCACCCGACTACCTCACCATGATGATCGGGCGCGTAATCGCGGCACTTTGTCACGGCGCGTTCTTTGGCATTGGCGCCGTTGTGGCCGCCGACATGGTGGCCCCCAGCAAGAAGGCCGGAGCCATCGCCATCATGTTCACCGGCCTGACGGCTGCAAACGTGTTGGGTGTCCCGTTCGGCACCTTCCTGGGACAGCAGGCCGGATGGCGTGCAACGTTCTGGGCCATCACCGTCATCGGCGTGATCGCGCTGATCGGCATTCTGGCTTTGGTGCCCAACTTGGCCAATGAACAAAGGGCCGCCGGGCTGCGCGGAGAGCTGCGGGCGTTCAAATCCCGTCAGGTCTGGCTGTCAATCACCGTCACGGTGCTCGGCTATGGCGGCATGTTTGGTGCTTTCACCTACATTGCGTACACGTTGACGGACGTCTCGGGCTTCGCGAGCTCCACCGTGCCGTGGCTGCTCGTCCTGTTTGGCGGGGGCCTGTTTGTTGGCAACACGCTCGGTGGCAAGGCTGCTGACAAAAACGTCGACAAGACGCTGCTCGTGGTTTTGTCGATGCTGATGCTGATCCTGGTTCTGTTCGCACTGACGGCCACCAACCAAATCACGACCATCGCCTCCCTGTTCCTGATGGGCGGGTTTGGTTTCGCCACTGTCCCCGGACTGCAAATGCGGGTCATGAAATATGCGACGGCGGCCCCCACCCTCGCATCCGGCGCCAACATTGGTGCGTTCAACATAGGCAACGCGTTGGGAGCCTGGCTCGGCGGCGTGACCATCACGGCCGGGCTTGGCTATACGTCACCGATTTGGGCAGGTGCCGGGCTGACAGTGCTTGCCATCATCGTCATGGCCTTCGCGGCCGCCAATGGCAGGAAGCTTGCCGCGTCAGAACCCCGGCCGGCAGGTGCCGTCGAACCCGAGCCGGCCCACGCCGTCGTCCCTTCA
This genomic interval from Arthrobacter sp. PAMC 25486 contains the following:
- a CDS encoding MFS transporter; protein product: MPLGLIALAIGGFGIGLTEFIIMGLLPEVATDFNVSEATAAWFITGYALSVVVGALLLTAAVTRLPRKPVLASLMILFIVGNLLCAVSPDYLTMMIGRVIAALCHGAFFGIGAVVAADMVAPSKKAGAIAIMFTGLTAANVLGVPFGTFLGQQAGWRATFWAITVIGVIALIGILALVPNLANEQRAAGLRGELRAFKSRQVWLSITVTVLGYGGMFGAFTYIAYTLTDVSGFASSTVPWLLVLFGGGLFVGNTLGGKAADKNVDKTLLVVLSMLMLILVLFALTATNQITTIASLFLMGGFGFATVPGLQMRVMKYATAAPTLASGANIGAFNIGNALGAWLGGVTITAGLGYTSPIWAGAGLTVLAIIVMAFAAANGRKLAASEPRPAGAVEPEPAHAVVPSKVPAL